A window of Chryseobacterium sp. IHB B 17019 genomic DNA:
ACGTTCGGTTCTTTTCACAAAATCGTCGTAATCTTCATCAGGATCAAATTTTGTCAGACAGCTGATTGCAAAGATGATATATTCCGGGAAACCTTCGCTTCTCAGGTAATCGAGACTAAACTCGAGAGGATGATCTTCAACAACATCATGCAAAACCCCAACGATTTTTTCGTCCATCGTTTTACCGTATTCCATTACCCTCATTACGTGGGCGATGTAGGGAGCGTGATATTTGTCGGTTTGTCCTTTGTGAGCCTTGTCGGCAATTTTTATAGCCCTATGGAGTAGTTCTTCTTTTGTCATTATAAATAAAGTAGATTACAAAAATAATAAATGCCCCAAAATATTGAGACATTTAACAAAATTTATTTACAGAAAT
This region includes:
- a CDS encoding phosphohydrolase; the protein is MTKEELLHRAIKIADKAHKGQTDKYHAPYIAHVMRVMEYGKTMDEKIVGVLHDVVEDHPLEFSLDYLRSEGFPEYIIFAISCLTKFDPDEDYDDFVKRTERSPLAVAVKLNDLRDNMDLRRVNRELTQKDIKRFNKYLKAYHYLIEKY